The Halofilum ochraceum genome segment AGGCCATCGTCCATGTTGACGTCGATGATCTGGGCGCCGTCCTCGACCTGCTGGCGCGCGACTTCCAGTGCCGTCTCATAGTCCTCGGCTTCGATCAGACGCCGGAATTTCGCCGAGCCGGTCACGTTGGTGCGCTCACCGACGTTGACGAAATTCGTCTCGGGCCCGACGTTCAGCGGCTCCAGCCCGGACAGACGCAGCCGCTGCGGCGGCTGCGCCGGTTCACGCGGCGCGACACCGCGCACCGCCTCGGCGATCGCGCCAATGTGCTCGGGCGTCGTACCGCAACAGCCGCCGATGATGTTGACCAGCCCTTCGCGGCCCCACTCGGTGATCAACTTGCCCATCGCTTCGGGGGACTGGTCGTATTCACCGAGCTCGTTCGGCAGACCCGCATTCGGATGCGCGCTGACCGGCACCTCGGCGACCCGGCCGAGCTCCTCCACATACTCGCGCAGCTGTTCCGCACCGAGCGCGCAGTTGAGCCCGACGCTGAACGGTTTCGCGTGGCGAACGCTGTTCCAGAAACCCTCGACCGTCTGCCCGGAGAGCGTGCGGCCGCTGGCATCGGTGATCGTGGCGGAGATCATCACCGGCAGTCGGATACCACGCGCCTCGAAGAGATCGTCGAGCGCGTAGAGCGCGGCTTTTGCATTCAGGGTGTCGAAGATTGTCTCGACCATGATGAGATCGACACCGCCATCGAGCAGCGCCTCCGCGGCTTCGCGATAGACCTCGACGAGTTCCGGGAAGCGCACGTTGCGCTTGCTCGGATCGTTGACGTCCGGCGACAGCGAGGCCGTCCGATTGGTCGGACCCAGCACGCCCACGACCCAGCGCGGTTCGCCCGTCTCTTCGGCGACGGCATCGGCCGCGCGCCGCGCGATCCGTGCACCCTCGGCGTTGATCTCCGCCACGACCGATTCCATGGCGTAATCGGCCTGGGAGATCCGGTTGGCGTTGAACGTGTTCGTCTCGATCAGTTCGGCCCCGGCCTCGAGATAACCGCGGTGCAGGCGCTCGATGACATCCGGACGGGTCAGATTGAGCAGATCGTTGTTGCCGAACAGCTCCCCGGAACCATCGGCGAAACGCTCGCCGCGGAAATCGGCCTCCTCCAGCGGTTCGCGCTGGATCATCGTGCCCATGCCGCCGTCGAGAATGACGATCCGCTCGGCCAGGCGTTCATGCAGTGTGTCGATATTCATGGATACTCCCATCGTTCAGGCGACGTGGTTCCTCTTCGCCTGTTCGGAACGCGCGCGCTCGTCGGGCAGGATGCCGATCATGCGGCACACGGCCCGCGTCAGCGGCGCGCGGTTCATGGTGTAGAAGTGGAACTGATCGAAGCCCTCGGCCATCAGGCCCCGGCACTGGTCCGAAGCCACGGACGCGGCGACCATATCCTGCTCGCGCGGGTCGTGTTCCAGACTGGCGAACAGCCGCTCGAGCCAGGCCGGCACGGTCGCCCCGCAGCTGCGGCTGAACCGCGCCACCTTCGGGAAATCGGCGACGGGCAGGATGCCGGGCACGATCGGTACATCGATCCCGGCCGCGACCGCACGATCACGAAAGCGGAGGATCGTGTCGTCGTCGAAACAGAACTGCGTGATCACGCGGCTGGCACCGGCATCGACCTTGCGCTTGAGGTATTCGATATCGGCATCGGGTGACGTCGCATCGGGATGGACCTCTGGATAACCGGCAACGCTGATATCGAAA includes the following:
- the metF gene encoding methylenetetrahydrofolate reductase [NAD(P)H], coding for MKVSFEFFPPRTEAAETRLWDAIVALESMRPEFVSVTYGAGGSTRERTHSTVRRILRETELTPAAHLTCVGASRADIQQIARRYWKNGVRRLVALRGDLPDDDPGHALRSDGYGCAAELIPGLREVGHFDISVAGYPEVHPDATSPDADIEYLKRKVDAGASRVITQFCFDDDTILRFRDRAVAAGIDVPIVPGILPVADFPKVARFSRSCGATVPAWLERLFASLEHDPREQDMVAASVASDQCRGLMAEGFDQFHFYTMNRAPLTRAVCRMIGILPDERARSEQAKRNHVA